The Leucobacter chromiiresistens genome has a window encoding:
- a CDS encoding YciI family protein, whose amino-acid sequence MSKYLISFPSEAMAVTAAELPQVVADSHAVVREAKRAGVWVFGGGIDESVEPVRVDASGAARPGSYDRSHPLTGGFTVIEAPSREIALEWAARFAAACRCPQEVRRFGDDAES is encoded by the coding sequence ATGTCGAAGTACCTGATCTCGTTTCCCAGTGAGGCGATGGCGGTGACCGCTGCGGAGCTTCCGCAGGTTGTCGCCGATTCGCACGCCGTGGTGCGCGAGGCGAAACGGGCCGGTGTCTGGGTGTTCGGCGGCGGGATCGACGAGTCCGTCGAACCGGTGCGCGTCGACGCGTCGGGGGCGGCGCGGCCGGGGTCGTACGACCGGTCGCATCCGCTCACGGGCGGGTTCACCGTGATCGAGGCGCCGTCGCGCGAGATCGCCCTGGAGTGGGCGGCGCGATTCGCCGCGGCGTGCCGCTGCCCGCAGGAGGTGCGCCGGTTCGGCGATGATGCGGAGAGCTGA
- a CDS encoding HpcH/HpaI aldolase family protein — MPLRVSLPDTLRDRLDAADRALIGLWASASSPVTAEIVAGSGCDWVLLDAEHSPNGLESVLAQLHAMSAYPVAPLVRVPYGDTVAIKQFLDLGAQNLLVPMVDSAEQAEEVVRAVRYPPRGVRGVGSALARSARWNRVDGYLGRADETVSLTVQIESAAAVADAERILAVDGVDAVFIGPSDLAASMGLLGQQNHPDVVGAVLRTIERAVAAGVPAGVNAFVPEDADRYIAAGASFVAVGADVAILARQTEALVARFSAAGGDATAPRSSY, encoded by the coding sequence ATGCCGCTTCGTGTGAGTCTCCCCGACACACTGCGGGATCGCCTCGACGCCGCCGACCGCGCCCTCATCGGGCTGTGGGCGTCGGCGAGCAGCCCGGTGACCGCCGAGATCGTCGCCGGCAGCGGCTGCGACTGGGTGCTCCTCGACGCCGAGCACTCCCCCAACGGGCTCGAATCGGTGCTCGCCCAGCTCCACGCGATGTCGGCGTACCCGGTCGCGCCGCTCGTGCGCGTGCCGTACGGCGACACGGTCGCGATCAAGCAGTTCCTCGATCTCGGCGCGCAGAACCTCCTCGTTCCGATGGTGGACTCGGCGGAGCAGGCGGAGGAGGTCGTGCGGGCCGTGCGGTATCCGCCGCGCGGGGTGCGCGGGGTCGGGTCGGCGCTCGCGCGCTCGGCTCGATGGAATCGCGTCGACGGCTACCTCGGTCGCGCCGACGAGACCGTGAGCCTGACGGTGCAGATCGAGTCGGCCGCGGCGGTCGCGGACGCTGAGCGGATCCTCGCCGTCGACGGCGTCGACGCGGTGTTCATCGGGCCGTCCGACCTCGCCGCGTCGATGGGGCTGCTCGGGCAGCAGAACCACCCCGACGTGGTGGGCGCCGTGCTGCGCACCATCGAGCGCGCGGTCGCTGCGGGCGTGCCCGCCGGCGTGAACGCCTTCGTGCCGGAGGATGCGGACCGGTACATCGCGGCGGGCGCGTCGTTCGTCGCGGTGGGCGCGGATGTCGCGATCCTCGCACGGCAGACGGAGGCACTCGTGGCGCGCTTCTCGGCGGCGGGCGGCGACGCCACGGCGCCGCGATCGTCGTACTGA
- the hpaE gene encoding 5-carboxymethyl-2-hydroxymuconate semialdehyde dehydrogenase: MTHQKPAGLPDRIRHFIDGEFVDSVGGETFDVLDPVTNENYITAAAGQQADIDRAVAAAKRAFTEGPWPKLLPRERSRVLHKIADIVESRDAQLAELESFDSGLPITQARGQARRAAENFRFFADLVVAQHDDTFKVPGRQINYVNRKPIGVAGLITPWNTPFMLESWKLGPALATGNTVVLKPAEFTPLSASLWAEIFREAGVPDGVFNLVNGLGEEAGDALVKHPDVPLISFTGESSTGSLIFGNAAPFLKGLSMELGGKSPAVVFADADLDAALDATVFGVFSLNGERCTAGSRILVQRDIYDEFVERYAERAKNVVVGLPSDPATEVGALVHPVHYDKVMSYVEIGKSEGRLVAGGGRPEGFPTGNYIAPTVFADVSPDARIFQEEIFGPVVAITPFDTDEEALELANHTKYGLAAYIWTSNLKRAHNFSQAVDAGMVWLNSNNVRDLRTPFGGVKASGLGHEGGYRSIDFYTDQQAVHITLNEAHSPKFGVVAS, from the coding sequence ATGACGCACCAGAAGCCCGCCGGGCTCCCCGACCGCATCCGCCACTTCATCGACGGCGAATTCGTCGACTCGGTCGGCGGCGAGACGTTCGACGTGCTCGACCCCGTCACGAACGAGAACTACATCACGGCGGCAGCCGGCCAGCAGGCCGACATCGACCGCGCCGTCGCCGCGGCGAAGCGCGCGTTCACCGAGGGCCCCTGGCCCAAGCTGCTCCCCCGCGAGCGCTCCCGCGTGCTGCACAAGATCGCCGACATCGTGGAGTCGCGCGACGCGCAGCTCGCCGAACTCGAGAGCTTCGACTCGGGCCTGCCCATCACGCAGGCGCGCGGGCAGGCGCGGCGCGCAGCCGAGAACTTCCGCTTCTTCGCCGACCTGGTGGTGGCGCAGCACGACGACACCTTCAAGGTGCCGGGCCGCCAGATCAACTACGTGAACCGCAAGCCCATCGGGGTCGCCGGGCTCATCACCCCCTGGAACACGCCCTTCATGCTCGAATCGTGGAAGCTCGGCCCCGCGCTCGCCACGGGCAACACGGTGGTGCTCAAGCCCGCCGAGTTCACCCCGCTCTCGGCCTCCCTCTGGGCCGAGATCTTCCGCGAGGCCGGCGTGCCCGACGGCGTGTTCAACCTCGTCAACGGACTCGGCGAGGAGGCCGGCGACGCGCTCGTGAAGCACCCCGACGTGCCGCTCATCTCGTTCACGGGCGAGAGCAGCACCGGTTCACTGATCTTCGGCAACGCCGCTCCCTTCTTGAAGGGGCTCTCGATGGAGCTCGGCGGCAAGAGCCCCGCCGTCGTCTTCGCCGACGCCGACCTCGACGCCGCACTCGACGCGACCGTGTTCGGCGTGTTCAGCCTGAACGGCGAGCGCTGCACGGCGGGAAGCCGCATCCTCGTGCAGCGCGACATCTACGACGAGTTCGTGGAGCGCTACGCCGAGCGCGCGAAGAACGTCGTGGTCGGCCTGCCCTCGGATCCCGCGACCGAGGTCGGCGCGCTCGTGCACCCCGTGCACTACGACAAGGTGATGAGCTACGTCGAGATCGGCAAGAGCGAGGGCCGCCTCGTCGCCGGCGGCGGGCGCCCCGAGGGCTTCCCGACGGGCAACTACATCGCTCCGACGGTCTTCGCCGACGTCTCCCCCGACGCGCGCATCTTCCAGGAGGAGATCTTCGGGCCGGTCGTCGCGATCACACCGTTCGACACCGACGAGGAGGCGCTGGAGCTCGCCAACCACACGAAGTACGGCCTCGCCGCCTACATCTGGACGTCGAACCTCAAGCGCGCCCACAACTTCTCGCAGGCGGTCGACGCGGGCATGGTGTGGCTCAACTCGAACAACGTGCGCGACCTGCGCACCCCGTTCGGCGGCGTCAAGGCATCGGGGCTGGGTCACGAGGGCGGGTACCGCTCGATCGACTTCTACACCGATCAGCAGGCCGTCCACATCACGCTCAACGAAGCGCACTCGCCGAAGTTCGGCGTCGTCGCATCGTGA
- a CDS encoding fumarylacetoacetate hydrolase family protein codes for MTYGVAELGIETPGKIIAVHLNYPSRIAQRGRTPQHPSYFLKPASSLAPSGGTVERPAGTELLAFEGEIALIIGAPARRVSPEEGWRHVAAVTAANDLGLYDLRAADKGSNLRNKGGDGYTPIGPRAIPADGIGPDAWRVRTWVNGELVQDDTSDTLAFPFGQLVADLSQHLTLETGDVILTGTPAGSSVVVPGDVVEIEVDAPQAPGAPSTGRLVTTVTQGTVPLGDYGSQPQVDDLQRIEAWGGEAEHAAAVAAGRATPLSSPAQSADQVGGAAGAATQPDSPLTDEIRAQLDGVAVATVSAALRKRGYVDIFIDGVHPNHEGDTMLGTAKTLRFIPFRPDLFAAHGGGFNAQKRAFDTVHPGEVLVVEARGVPETGTVGDVLALRAQVRGAAGIVTDGGVRDFAAVQQFEIPVFSQGAHPSVLGRRHVPWEVDVTIACGGAAVQPGDIIMGDRDGVIVIPPALLAEVAAEAAAQEQADAWVADQVANGAPVDGLFPMNAEWRAKYDAARAESAER; via the coding sequence ATGACGTACGGAGTCGCGGAACTGGGCATTGAGACGCCCGGAAAGATCATCGCCGTGCACCTCAACTACCCGTCGCGCATCGCGCAGCGCGGGCGCACGCCCCAGCACCCCTCGTACTTCCTCAAGCCCGCCTCATCGCTCGCGCCGAGCGGCGGCACCGTCGAGCGCCCCGCGGGCACCGAGCTCCTCGCATTCGAGGGCGAAATCGCGCTGATCATCGGCGCACCCGCCCGCCGCGTCTCGCCCGAGGAGGGATGGCGCCACGTCGCCGCCGTCACCGCCGCCAACGACCTCGGCCTCTACGACCTGCGCGCAGCCGACAAGGGCTCGAACCTCCGCAACAAGGGCGGCGACGGCTACACCCCGATCGGGCCGCGCGCCATTCCCGCCGACGGCATCGGGCCCGACGCCTGGCGCGTGCGCACCTGGGTCAACGGCGAGCTCGTGCAAGACGACACGAGCGACACGCTCGCCTTCCCGTTCGGCCAGCTCGTCGCAGACCTCTCGCAGCACCTCACGCTCGAGACCGGCGACGTGATCCTCACCGGCACCCCCGCCGGATCATCCGTCGTGGTTCCCGGCGACGTCGTCGAGATCGAGGTCGACGCCCCGCAGGCTCCCGGCGCCCCGAGCACCGGGCGGCTCGTCACCACCGTGACGCAGGGCACCGTTCCGCTCGGCGACTACGGCTCGCAGCCGCAGGTCGACGACCTGCAGCGCATCGAGGCATGGGGCGGCGAGGCCGAGCACGCCGCCGCGGTCGCGGCCGGCCGCGCCACCCCGCTCTCCTCCCCCGCGCAGAGCGCCGACCAGGTCGGCGGGGCGGCGGGCGCCGCGACGCAGCCCGACTCGCCGCTCACCGACGAGATCCGCGCCCAGCTCGACGGCGTCGCCGTCGCCACCGTGTCGGCCGCCCTGCGCAAGCGCGGCTACGTCGACATCTTCATCGACGGCGTCCACCCGAACCACGAGGGCGACACGATGCTCGGCACCGCCAAGACCCTGCGCTTCATCCCGTTCCGCCCCGACCTCTTCGCAGCGCACGGCGGGGGCTTCAACGCGCAGAAGCGCGCGTTCGACACCGTGCACCCCGGCGAGGTGCTCGTGGTCGAAGCCCGAGGCGTGCCCGAGACCGGCACGGTCGGCGACGTGCTGGCGCTCCGCGCCCAGGTGCGCGGAGCCGCCGGCATCGTCACCGACGGCGGCGTGCGCGACTTCGCGGCCGTGCAGCAGTTCGAGATCCCCGTCTTCTCGCAGGGCGCGCACCCGAGCGTGCTCGGCCGCCGCCACGTGCCCTGGGAGGTCGACGTGACCATCGCCTGCGGCGGCGCTGCGGTGCAGCCGGGCGACATCATCATGGGCGACCGCGACGGCGTCATCGTCATCCCCCCGGCGCTGCTCGCCGAGGTGGCGGCGGAGGCCGCGGCCCAGGAGCAGGCCGACGCCTGGGTGGCCGACCAGGTCGCGAACGGCGCGCCCGTCGACGGCCTCTTCCCCATGAACGCCGAGTGGCGCGCGAAGTACGACGCCGCGCGCGCCGAGAGCGCGGAGCGCTGA
- a CDS encoding DEAD/DEAH box helicase: MTSSENAAPTETEGERITFADLGLAPEVLRAVTDVGYETPSAIQAATIPTLLEGADVVGLAQTGTGKTAAFALPILSRITPGQGVPQALVLAPTRELALQVCEAFESYAAHLPEVHLLPVYGGQAYGQQLSALRRGVDIVVGTPGRIMDHLKRGSLDLTQIKYLVLDEADEMLKMGFAEDVETILADTPQEKQVALFSATMPAQIRRISQQYLNDPREIKIAGKTQTSSTITQRYNVVSYTQKLDALTRILEVEDFDAMIVFTRTRGDSEQVAEKLRARGYSAAAINGDIPQAQRERTVQSLKDGKLDILVATDVAARGLDVERISHVLNYDLPIDTESYVHRIGRTGRAGRTGDAISFVTPREQRLLKAIEKATKQPLTQMPLPQIDEVNATRLSRFDDAITAALGETRRIDGFRDIIAHYVRHHDVPETDVAAALAVVAQGDTPLLLTEDDDRKFERDRKQAARFLEDSASGRGDRPAREDRGPRQRRDDLRMYRIEVGRRQNVQPGQIIGAIANEGGLTRDDFGRIQVRDDFSLVELPAKLSAETVARLEDTHIGGKAIRLREDNGPSPRGKGFDDRGDRGGRGGRGGYDRDDRGGRGGYNGGDRGGRGGYDRDDRGSRGGYGGGRDDRGGRGGYGAGRDDRGSRGGYGGGRDDRGGRGGYDRDDRGGRGGYGGGRDDRGGRGGYDGGRDSGSDRADGKRKPRW, encoded by the coding sequence ATGACCTCTTCCGAGAACGCCGCCCCCACCGAAACCGAGGGCGAGCGCATTACCTTCGCCGACCTGGGCCTCGCGCCCGAGGTTCTCCGCGCAGTGACGGATGTGGGATACGAAACGCCCTCCGCAATCCAGGCGGCCACGATCCCCACCCTCCTCGAGGGCGCAGACGTGGTCGGCCTCGCGCAGACCGGCACCGGCAAGACCGCTGCCTTCGCACTTCCGATCCTCTCCCGCATCACCCCCGGCCAGGGCGTGCCCCAGGCGCTCGTACTCGCACCGACCCGTGAGCTCGCGCTCCAGGTCTGCGAAGCCTTCGAAAGCTACGCCGCCCACCTGCCCGAGGTGCACCTCCTCCCCGTCTACGGCGGCCAGGCCTACGGCCAGCAGCTCTCGGCCCTGCGCCGCGGCGTGGACATCGTCGTCGGCACCCCCGGCCGCATCATGGACCACCTGAAGCGCGGCTCCCTCGACCTGACGCAGATCAAGTACCTCGTACTCGACGAGGCCGACGAGATGCTCAAGATGGGCTTCGCCGAGGACGTCGAGACGATCCTCGCCGATACGCCGCAGGAGAAGCAGGTCGCCCTCTTCTCGGCGACGATGCCCGCGCAGATCCGTCGCATCTCCCAGCAGTACCTCAACGATCCGCGCGAGATCAAGATCGCCGGCAAGACGCAGACGAGCTCGACGATCACGCAGCGCTACAACGTCGTGTCGTACACGCAGAAGCTCGACGCGCTGACCCGCATCCTCGAGGTCGAGGACTTCGACGCGATGATCGTGTTCACGCGCACCCGCGGCGATTCCGAGCAGGTCGCCGAGAAGCTGCGCGCGCGGGGCTACTCCGCCGCCGCCATCAACGGCGACATTCCGCAGGCGCAGCGCGAGCGCACCGTGCAGTCGCTGAAGGACGGCAAGCTCGACATCCTCGTCGCCACCGACGTCGCCGCCCGCGGCCTCGACGTGGAGCGCATCAGCCACGTGCTCAACTACGACCTCCCCATCGACACCGAGTCGTACGTGCACCGCATCGGCCGCACCGGCCGCGCAGGGCGCACCGGCGACGCGATCAGCTTCGTCACGCCGCGCGAGCAGCGCCTGCTCAAGGCGATCGAGAAGGCGACCAAGCAGCCGCTCACCCAGATGCCGCTGCCGCAGATCGACGAGGTCAACGCGACGCGCCTCTCGCGCTTCGACGACGCCATCACCGCCGCGCTCGGCGAGACGCGGCGCATCGACGGCTTCCGCGACATCATCGCCCACTACGTGCGCCACCACGACGTGCCCGAGACCGATGTGGCCGCGGCGCTCGCCGTGGTCGCGCAGGGCGACACCCCGCTGCTGCTGACGGAGGACGACGACCGCAAGTTCGAGCGCGATCGCAAGCAGGCGGCCCGCTTCCTCGAGGACTCGGCGAGCGGACGCGGCGATCGGCCGGCGCGCGAGGATCGCGGACCCCGCCAGCGGCGCGACGATTTGCGCATGTACCGCATCGAGGTCGGCCGCCGCCAGAACGTGCAGCCCGGCCAGATCATCGGCGCGATCGCGAACGAGGGCGGGCTGACGCGCGACGACTTCGGCCGCATCCAGGTGCGCGACGACTTCTCGCTCGTCGAGCTGCCCGCGAAGCTCTCGGCCGAGACCGTTGCACGACTGGAGGACACGCACATCGGCGGCAAGGCGATCCGTCTGCGCGAGGACAACGGCCCGAGCCCCCGCGGCAAGGGCTTCGACGACCGGGGCGACCGCGGCGGACGCGGCGGCCGCGGCGGCTACGATCGCGACGACCGGGGCGGCCGCGGCGGATACAACGGCGGCGACCGGGGCGGGCGCGGCGGCTACGACCGCGACGATCGTGGAAGCCGCGGCGGGTACGGCGGTGGACGCGACGACCGGGGCGGCCGCGGCGGCTACGGCGCCGGTCGTGACGACCGCGGTTCGCGCGGCGGGTACGGCGGCGGTCGGGATGACCGCGGCGGCCGCGGCGGGTACGACCGCGACGACCGCGGCGGGCGCGGCGGCTACGGCGGCGGTCGCGATGACCGCGGCGGCCGCGGCGGCTACGACGGCGGGCGCGATTCCGGTTCCGACCGGGCCGACGGCAAGCGCAAGCCGCGCTGGTAG
- the hpaD gene encoding 3,4-dihydroxyphenylacetate 2,3-dioxygenase, whose amino-acid sequence MAKLNEEDKQSAGFWVTKEAPIVSDDPIPTPTSPAPDILRCAYMELIVTDLAASREFYVDVLGLYVTTEDDEAIYLRSTEEFIHHNLVLRKGPVAAVAAFSYRVRTPEDLDLAVAFYEELGCEVRRNPDGFVRGIGDSVRVVDPLGFPYEFFYQTEHTERMSWRYDLHVPGELVRLDHFNQITPDVPRAVGFMQSLGFRVTEDIQDNEGTVYAAWMRRKPTVHDTAMTGGDGPRMHHVCFATHEKHNILAICDKLGALRRSDSIERGPGRHGVSNAFYLYLRDPDGHRVEVYTQDYYTGDPDNPVVTWDVHDNQRRDWWGNPVVPSWYTDGSIVLDLDGNPQPVVARTDSSEMAVTIGADGFSYTRDDEGEKGFKLGNTL is encoded by the coding sequence ATGGCAAAACTGAACGAAGAAGACAAGCAGTCCGCGGGCTTCTGGGTCACGAAGGAGGCCCCGATCGTGTCTGACGACCCGATCCCGACTCCGACGTCGCCCGCTCCCGACATCCTGCGCTGCGCGTACATGGAGCTCATCGTCACCGACCTCGCCGCGTCGCGCGAGTTCTACGTCGACGTGCTCGGCCTGTACGTCACCACGGAGGACGACGAGGCGATCTACCTCCGCTCGACGGAGGAGTTCATCCACCACAACCTCGTGCTGCGGAAGGGCCCCGTCGCCGCGGTCGCCGCGTTCTCGTACCGAGTGCGCACCCCCGAGGATCTCGACCTCGCCGTCGCGTTCTACGAAGAGCTCGGATGCGAGGTGCGCCGCAATCCCGACGGCTTCGTCCGGGGCATCGGCGACTCCGTGCGCGTTGTCGATCCGCTCGGCTTCCCGTACGAGTTCTTCTACCAGACCGAGCACACGGAGCGCATGTCGTGGCGGTACGACCTCCACGTGCCGGGCGAGTTGGTGCGGCTCGACCACTTCAACCAGATCACCCCCGACGTGCCGCGCGCGGTCGGCTTCATGCAGAGCCTCGGCTTCCGCGTGACGGAGGACATCCAGGACAACGAGGGAACGGTGTACGCCGCATGGATGCGCCGCAAGCCGACGGTGCACGACACCGCGATGACGGGCGGGGACGGGCCGCGCATGCACCACGTCTGCTTCGCCACCCATGAGAAGCACAACATCCTCGCGATCTGCGACAAGCTCGGCGCACTGCGCCGATCCGACAGCATCGAGCGGGGCCCGGGCCGCCACGGCGTCTCGAACGCGTTCTACCTGTACCTGCGCGACCCCGACGGCCACCGCGTCGAGGTGTACACGCAGGACTACTACACGGGCGACCCCGACAACCCCGTGGTCACCTGGGACGTCCACGACAACCAGCGCCGCGACTGGTGGGGCAACCCGGTCGTGCCGTCGTGGTACACCGACGGCTCGATCGTGCTCGACCTCGACGGCAACCCGCAGCCGGTGGTGGCGCGCACCGACAGCTCGGAGATGGCCGTGACCATCGGGGCCGACGGCTTCTCGTACACGCGCGACGACGAGGGCGAGAAGGGCTTCAAGCTCGGCAACACCCTCTGA
- a CDS encoding APC family permease, whose translation MSAPSTAQRTHTTTPHDPGLSRRTLGVPAITLMIIAASAPLTVVAGGVTTSFAVTESLGVPLGFLLIAVILTVFAVGYTAMGRHVTNAGAFYAYISQGLSRPLGVGASLIALVSYNAMQVGIYGLFGFQLSMFLEAKLGVSSPWWVWILLCIVVVGVLGVNRVDLSAKVLGVLVGLEFLVVIVFDVVSFSAAPEGVSTAALDPSALFGPALGIILVFGVAAFMGFEGAAIYGEEAKDPKRTVPRATYTAIAIIGIFYAFSAWAFSVGVGPSAIVGASQEFGPDLMFVFMTEQTGVIFSDIMTLLFLTSLFASLQAFHNAVARYFFSLGREGVLPAWFARTSRAGAPWAGSVAQTAIALVVVVAFILGGEVFGGAAGLGESAFLFPVLTMFTWLTNTGAMGLVLLMAITAVAVIGYFARDRRGLSIWVTVVAPALSGAALLWVFVMILQNFPLMLGQAEPDATTFLLPGMVFAAAAIGIVWALVMRSRSPRQYAQIGHGTEPGAYGTELVDVVAE comes from the coding sequence ATGAGCGCACCGAGCACAGCGCAGCGGACGCACACGACCACCCCGCACGATCCCGGCCTGAGCCGCCGCACCCTGGGCGTGCCGGCGATCACCCTCATGATCATCGCGGCCTCGGCGCCGCTCACCGTGGTCGCCGGCGGCGTCACGACGTCGTTCGCGGTCACCGAATCCCTCGGCGTTCCGCTCGGCTTCCTGCTGATCGCCGTGATCCTCACCGTCTTCGCGGTCGGCTACACCGCCATGGGACGTCACGTCACCAACGCCGGCGCGTTCTACGCCTACATCTCGCAGGGCCTCTCGCGCCCGCTCGGCGTCGGCGCATCGCTCATCGCACTCGTCTCCTACAACGCGATGCAGGTGGGCATCTACGGCCTCTTCGGCTTCCAGCTCTCCATGTTCCTGGAGGCGAAGCTCGGCGTGAGCTCGCCGTGGTGGGTCTGGATCCTGCTCTGCATCGTCGTCGTCGGCGTGCTCGGAGTGAACCGCGTCGACCTCTCCGCGAAGGTGCTCGGCGTGCTCGTCGGCCTCGAGTTCCTCGTCGTCATCGTCTTCGACGTGGTCTCGTTCTCAGCAGCCCCCGAAGGCGTGTCGACCGCCGCCCTCGACCCGTCGGCGCTCTTCGGGCCCGCGCTCGGCATCATCCTGGTCTTCGGCGTCGCCGCCTTCATGGGCTTCGAGGGCGCCGCGATCTACGGCGAGGAGGCGAAGGATCCGAAGCGCACCGTCCCACGCGCCACGTACACGGCGATCGCGATCATCGGCATCTTCTACGCCTTCAGCGCCTGGGCCTTCTCCGTCGGCGTCGGCCCGTCGGCCATCGTCGGCGCCTCGCAGGAGTTCGGCCCCGATCTCATGTTCGTGTTCATGACCGAGCAGACCGGCGTCATCTTCTCCGACATCATGACGCTCCTGTTCCTCACCAGCCTCTTCGCGTCGCTCCAGGCGTTCCACAACGCCGTCGCGCGCTACTTCTTCTCGCTCGGCCGCGAAGGCGTGCTGCCCGCATGGTTCGCCCGCACCTCGCGGGCCGGCGCACCCTGGGCCGGCTCCGTCGCGCAGACCGCCATCGCCCTCGTCGTCGTCGTCGCGTTCATCCTGGGCGGAGAGGTGTTCGGCGGCGCCGCCGGCCTCGGCGAATCCGCCTTCCTCTTCCCCGTGCTCACCATGTTCACCTGGCTGACGAACACCGGCGCCATGGGCCTCGTACTGCTCATGGCGATCACCGCCGTCGCGGTGATCGGCTACTTCGCGCGCGATCGACGCGGCCTGAGCATCTGGGTCACGGTCGTCGCGCCCGCGCTCTCGGGTGCGGCGCTGCTCTGGGTCTTCGTGATGATCCTGCAGAACTTCCCGCTCATGCTCGGCCAGGCGGAACCCGACGCCACCACCTTCCTGCTTCCCGGCATGGTGTTCGCCGCCGCCGCCATCGGCATCGTCTGGGCGCTCGTCATGCGCTCCCGATCGCCCCGGCAGTACGCGCAGATCGGGCACGGCACCGAGCCCGGAGCGTACGGTACCGAGCTCGTCGACGTCGTCGCCGAATAG
- a CDS encoding fumarylacetoacetate hydrolase family protein: protein MLEQTQIAAIADELVQADRDRAILPRLTARYPGMVIEDSYAIQKEWSDRRIAAGARLVGHKIGLTSKVMQVATGISEPDYGVIHDDMVHESGAVIEFDRFSNVRIEVELAFVLAKPLSGPGVNLFDVLDATAYVVPALEILNSHLELEGRTIVDTISDNAAMGAVVLGGRPVKVDEIDLTWAKALLYRNETIEDSGVAGAVLGHPALGVAWLANKLAQHGQSLDAGEIVLAGSFTKPMWVERGDTVHADYHELGSVTCRFV from the coding sequence GTGCTCGAGCAGACGCAGATTGCAGCCATCGCAGACGAACTGGTGCAGGCGGACAGGGATCGCGCGATCCTCCCCCGACTCACCGCGCGCTACCCCGGGATGGTGATCGAGGATTCGTACGCCATCCAGAAGGAGTGGTCGGATCGCCGCATCGCCGCCGGCGCCCGCCTCGTCGGGCACAAGATCGGCCTCACGTCGAAGGTGATGCAGGTGGCGACGGGCATCTCGGAGCCCGACTACGGCGTGATCCACGACGACATGGTGCACGAGTCGGGCGCCGTGATCGAGTTCGACCGGTTCTCGAACGTGCGCATCGAGGTGGAGCTCGCGTTCGTGCTCGCGAAGCCGCTCTCGGGCCCGGGGGTGAACCTCTTCGACGTGCTCGATGCGACCGCGTACGTCGTGCCCGCCCTCGAGATCCTCAACTCCCATCTCGAGCTCGAGGGGCGCACCATCGTCGACACGATCAGCGATAACGCCGCGATGGGCGCCGTGGTGCTCGGCGGGCGCCCGGTGAAGGTCGACGAGATCGATCTCACCTGGGCGAAGGCGCTGCTCTACCGCAACGAGACGATCGAGGATTCGGGCGTCGCGGGCGCCGTGCTCGGGCACCCCGCGCTCGGCGTGGCCTGGCTCGCGAACAAGCTCGCGCAGCACGGGCAGTCGCTCGACGCGGGCGAGATCGTGCTCGCGGGGTCGTTCACCAAGCCGATGTGGGTGGAGCGCGGCGACACCGTGCACGCCGACTACCACGAGCTGGGGTCGGTGACATGCCGCTTCGTGTGA
- a CDS encoding GntR family transcriptional regulator, whose protein sequence is MAAESKSEQAYRLIRARIDSGQYVPGYRLVLAPIAAELDMSVVPVREAIRRLEAEQLVTFERNVGAQVALIKETEYLHTMQTLALVEGSATGLAAPDITADQISRARAINARMRDTLSGAFDPQRFTALNLEFHSVLFEACPNPHILDLVHRGWNRMNVLRNSSFSFVPGRASESVDEHEQLLQLIERRAEPLEIELAARAHRTATLDAVLAYTEEHHHQHPAA, encoded by the coding sequence ATGGCCGCGGAGTCGAAGTCGGAGCAGGCGTACCGCCTGATCCGCGCCCGCATCGACAGCGGGCAGTACGTTCCCGGGTACCGGCTCGTGCTCGCGCCCATCGCCGCCGAGCTCGACATGTCGGTGGTGCCCGTGCGCGAGGCGATCCGGCGACTGGAGGCCGAGCAGCTCGTCACGTTCGAGCGCAACGTCGGCGCCCAGGTCGCGCTCATCAAGGAGACCGAGTACCTGCACACGATGCAGACGCTCGCCCTCGTCGAGGGATCGGCGACCGGCCTCGCGGCGCCCGACATCACAGCCGACCAGATCAGCCGCGCCCGCGCCATCAACGCGCGCATGCGCGACACCCTCTCGGGCGCATTCGATCCGCAGCGGTTCACCGCACTCAACCTCGAGTTCCACAGCGTGCTGTTCGAGGCGTGCCCCAACCCCCACATCCTCGACCTCGTGCACCGCGGCTGGAACCGCATGAACGTGCTGCGCAACTCGTCGTTCAGCTTCGTCCCCGGGCGCGCATCCGAGTCCGTCGACGAGCACGAGCAGCTGCTGCAGCTCATCGAGCGACGCGCAGAGCCGCTCGAGATCGAGCTCGCAGCGCGCGCGCACCGCACCGCGACCCTCGACGCCGTGCTCGCCTACACCGAGGAACACCACCACCAGCACCCCGCCGCCTGA